TGATCGGCATCGTAGCCCATCAGGGTAGGCATATCGAAAGCGGTAGATAGGCCGGTCTCGCCATGGCCCAGGAGAAAATGGAAGCGCGCGTTGGTGTCTTCGGGCAGACCGAAACCTGCGAACTGACGCATCGTCCACAGCCGCCCGCGGTACATCGAACCGTACACGCCGCGGGTGTAGGGAAACTGCCCGGGGTAGCCCAGCCCGTCCTCGTAGTCGCCGGCGAGATCCTCGGGCGTGTACAGGGGTTGGAGTTCAAGGTCCGACAGGGTGGAAAAGCGTGCCGGCCGCGGTGCACTACGGCTGTAAACCTGCTCTTCCCACTCGCGCTTGCCGCTCATCGCCAACCCGCGCTGGTCTCCAACACCCGGGCCGCGATCACCAGGCGCTGGATTTCGGAAGTGCCTTCGTAGATCTCGGTGATCTTGGCATCGCGATAATAGCGCTCCAGGGGGAACTCGCGGGTATAGCCGTAGCCGCCATGAATCTGCAACGCCTCGTTGGCGGCGCGCATCGCAGCTTCGGAGGCGAACAGCTTGGCCATCGCGGCTTCCTTGCTGTGCGCCGCGCCGGCATCCTTGCGCGCCGCCGCCTGCCAAGTCAGCAGGCGAGCAGCGTCGAGTTCCACTGCCATGTCGGCCAGCTTCATCTGGACCGCCTGAAAACTACCGATCGGTGCTCCAAAGGCACGCCGCTGGCCCGCGTAAAGCAGCGCTCGCTCCAGCGCCGCCCGCCCGATCCCGACCGCTTGCGCGGCGATACCGATGCGGCCACCGTCGAGCGTCTGCATTGCCAGCTTGAAGCCGCTGCCTACCTCGCCCAGCCGCAAGTCGGCGGCAATGCGCATTTGGGTAAAACGCAATTGAGCGCTATGAGCGCCGTGAATTCCCAGCTTCTCCTCGGTGCGCACGACTTCGAAACCGGCGCTATCGGTGGGCACGATGAAGGCGCTGATACCGCGATGGCCGGCCCCGGGATCAGTCACCGCAAACACGATCGCGACCGCAGCCTGCGGCCCGTTAGTGATGAAATTCTTGGTCCCGTCGATAACGTAACCTTCGCCCTCGGCACGTGCGCGGCTGCGCTGGGCGGCGGCGTCGGAACCTGCCTCCGGCTCGGTCAGTGCGAAGCAGCCCAGTGCCTGGCCGGCGGCCATCGCCGGTAAAAAGCGAGCCTGCTGTGCCTCGGTGCCTGCCGCCAGGATCGGCCAGCAGGCAAGTGAACTGTGAGCGGAAACGATCACCGCGGTGGAGGCGCAGGCCACTGCCAGCTCCTCCAGCGCGAGGGCGTAGCTGATGTGATCCATTCCAGCGCCGCCGTAGCGCTCCGGGATGAAGATGCCCATCAGTCCGAGCTTAGCCAACTCGGCGATAATCTGGGCGGGAAAGGCGTGCTCGCGGTCGATCCTCGCGCTTTGCGGCGCCAGTTGCTCGCGCGCGAAGCGGCGCACCAAGTCGCGAATCGCAAGTTGACTGTCATTAAGCTGCAGCTCCATTATAAAGCTCGTGCGCCCCTGTGCCTTCCTTCGCCGTGAGGGCACACGCCCGCCGGTCGCCGCTCAATACTCCGGCTTGAAATCGAAGCGATGGATCGCCTGGATGAAGCGCACGGTGCGAGTCTTAGAGCGCATCACCACGCTGTTGGTCATGGCACCGCCAGAGAAAAACCGTACCCCCCTGAGGTAGTCGCCGGTGGTCACGCCGGTGGCGGCAAACATCACGTTGTCGCCGGCCAATTCCTCCAGAGTATAGCAGTGGTTGAAGTCGAGGATGCCGGCGGCCAGACAGGCTTCGGCTTCCTGTTCGTGGCGCGGCCGAAAGCGGCATTGCATGTCACCGCCCGCCGAGCGGATGGCGGCCGCCGCCAGCACTCCCTGATGGGCGCCACCAACTCCCATGAGGATATCGATTTCGCTATCGGGATTGGTCGTGGCCAGGGCCGCCGACAAATCGCCGGCCGACAGCAGCTTGATGCCGGCCCCGACCCGGCGCACCTCGGCGACCAGTCCCTCATGGCGGGGCCGATCCAGGATCGCGACGCGCAAATCCTCGACGTACACTTTCTTGGCTTCGGCCAGCGCGCGCAGGTTGTCGGTCGGTGAGCGATCCAGGCTGATAATCCCCCGCCCGATTGGCCCCACCGCGATTTTTTCCATATAGGTGTTGGGACAGCGTAAGATCTTGCCGCGCTCGGCCAGCGCCACGCATGACAGCGCGTTGGGACCACCAGTGGCGCTGACCAGCGAGCCCTCCAGGGCGTCGAGTGCAAAGTCGACCTCGGGCCCAATCCCAGTGCCGACAATTTGACCGGCATAGAGCAAATCGGTCTCGCCGCGATCGCCTTCGCCAATCACGATCTCGCCGTCGATCGCGATTGCGTTAAGCGCGCTGCGCATGGCCTCGCAGGCCGCGCGCTCGGCCAATTCCGCATCGCC
The sequence above is drawn from the Candidatus Binataceae bacterium genome and encodes:
- a CDS encoding acyl-CoA dehydrogenase family protein, which encodes MELQLNDSQLAIRDLVRRFAREQLAPQSARIDREHAFPAQIIAELAKLGLMGIFIPERYGGAGMDHISYALALEELAVACASTAVIVSAHSSLACWPILAAGTEAQQARFLPAMAAGQALGCFALTEPEAGSDAAAQRSRARAEGEGYVIDGTKNFITNGPQAAVAIVFAVTDPGAGHRGISAFIVPTDSAGFEVVRTEEKLGIHGAHSAQLRFTQMRIAADLRLGEVGSGFKLAMQTLDGGRIGIAAQAVGIGRAALERALLYAGQRRAFGAPIGSFQAVQMKLADMAVELDAARLLTWQAAARKDAGAAHSKEAAMAKLFASEAAMRAANEALQIHGGYGYTREFPLERYYRDAKITEIYEGTSEIQRLVIAARVLETSAGWR
- the glpX gene encoding class II fructose-bisphosphatase, encoding GNGHRAPGPGGPKLSEGVSSVDRNLALEAVRATEAAALAVGRLIGKGDAELAERAACEAMRSALNAIAIDGEIVIGEGDRGETDLLYAGQIVGTGIGPEVDFALDALEGSLVSATGGPNALSCVALAERGKILRCPNTYMEKIAVGPIGRGIISLDRSPTDNLRALAEAKKVYVEDLRVAILDRPRHEGLVAEVRRVGAGIKLLSAGDLSAALATTNPDSEIDILMGVGGAHQGVLAAAAIRSAGGDMQCRFRPRHEQEAEACLAAGILDFNHCYTLEELAGDNVMFAATGVTTGDYLRGVRFFSGGAMTNSVVMRSKTRTVRFIQAIHRFDFKPEY